Proteins encoded within one genomic window of Phototrophicus methaneseepsis:
- a CDS encoding response regulator transcription factor, protein METMRISIVESSAVIRSGIQVLLVQQGVPHSCISVYETSDDFMAVLPTNKVDAVFLDDGQRAIADITIIIESIHSIHQEVLVIILSDRLAVSYIQHVMSSGANGYIYKAGDMEQALAMAVSCIRRGTKILPPDVSEALLMGNQVILIGNLNTRDIDVLELTEAGKTVKEIAYSLGIEQRTVYRSRERLRDALNVQTNDLIVDTARRLGLLKAK, encoded by the coding sequence ATGGAAACAATGCGAATATCTATCGTTGAGAGTAGTGCCGTCATCAGGAGTGGCATACAAGTCCTCCTTGTTCAGCAGGGGGTGCCACATTCGTGCATCTCTGTCTACGAAACATCTGATGACTTTATGGCAGTCTTGCCCACTAACAAAGTGGATGCTGTCTTTCTAGATGATGGTCAACGAGCAATTGCTGACATCACAATCATTATCGAAAGTATTCACAGTATTCATCAAGAAGTACTGGTCATTATCTTGAGTGACCGTCTAGCAGTGAGCTACATCCAGCATGTTATGAGTAGCGGTGCAAATGGGTATATCTACAAGGCAGGGGATATGGAACAGGCACTGGCGATGGCAGTATCCTGTATCCGACGCGGTACAAAGATCTTGCCACCGGATGTATCTGAAGCACTCTTGATGGGAAATCAGGTCATTCTCATCGGTAATTTGAATACCCGTGACATTGATGTACTGGAATTAACAGAAGCAGGCAAAACCGTCAAAGAAATTGCTTACAGTCTGGGGATTGAACAACGCACAGTCTATCGTTCTCGTGAACGTTTGCGTGATGCTTTGAATGTCCAGACCAATGATTTGATTGTCGATACTGCCCGCCGTCTTGGTTTATTGAAAGCGAAATAA
- a CDS encoding LexA family protein, with amino-acid sequence MMIPIHKQAIDRSLLPKSLSERQIRIILFAFDCIEHKCYCPSIREIGEATDISSTSVVNYNLQRLEEGGYIEREPMKSRFLYLLPPAYQLAYTVYPDLRKQNVQLQIQDLRRENDQLRFIYESKLRHVQCEIEQLLQRVHQLEQGVN; translated from the coding sequence ATGATGATACCGATCCACAAACAAGCCATTGACCGCTCTTTACTGCCAAAATCTTTGAGTGAGCGACAGATACGAATTATCCTGTTTGCCTTCGATTGTATTGAACACAAATGTTACTGTCCCAGCATCCGTGAAATCGGAGAGGCAACGGATATTTCGTCTACATCGGTTGTCAATTACAACCTGCAACGACTTGAAGAAGGGGGTTACATAGAACGGGAACCGATGAAATCGCGCTTTCTATATCTGTTGCCGCCCGCCTATCAACTTGCCTATACCGTTTATCCCGATCTAAGGAAGCAGAATGTGCAGTTGCAAATACAGGATTTACGGCGCGAGAACGATCAACTCCGGTTTATTTATGAGAGCAAACTACGCCATGTGCAGTGTGAAATTGAGCAACTCTTGCAACGGGTTCATCAGCTAGAGCAGGGGGTGAACTGA
- a CDS encoding response regulator produces the protein MAIRIILADDADMMILGMRTILESDHRYTIVGTARSIGELLCVVKNESADLIIFNEWLYNTDVLSTVEKLHETVPLARLLVMGALADGLLVRDLFHVGARGYLYKGDDLCEILITAIETVMLDRLYLSPTANAEYLIAMQSPNAHEQLDTESREVLQLLAHGEHAGEISERMSIDKRRVYWVREKLRRRFGAKTNEHLIQRAAAEGFIYPRD, from the coding sequence ATGGCAATACGGATCATCCTGGCTGATGACGCTGATATGATGATTCTCGGTATGCGAACCATACTGGAAAGCGACCACCGATATACCATTGTGGGCACAGCCCGCTCGATTGGTGAATTGTTGTGTGTGGTAAAAAATGAATCAGCCGATCTCATTATCTTTAATGAGTGGCTCTACAACACGGATGTCTTGAGTACCGTCGAAAAACTGCACGAAACCGTGCCATTAGCAAGATTGCTGGTTATGGGTGCATTGGCAGACGGTCTGCTGGTGCGTGACCTGTTTCATGTTGGCGCACGCGGCTATCTGTACAAAGGGGACGATCTGTGTGAAATCCTGATAACGGCGATTGAGACCGTGATGTTGGATCGCCTTTATCTATCCCCAACAGCCAATGCTGAATACCTCATTGCCATGCAATCCCCCAATGCCCATGAACAGCTCGATACAGAATCCCGTGAGGTGTTACAGCTACTGGCACATGGTGAACATGCTGGAGAAATTAGTGAACGCATGAGCATCGACAAACGCCGTGTCTACTGGGTACGCGAGAAATTGCGTCGGCGTTTTGGTGCTAAAACGAATGAACATCTCATCCAACGTGCTGCGGCTGAGGGCTTCATCTACCCCCGCGATTAG